One Paraburkholderia caffeinilytica DNA segment encodes these proteins:
- a CDS encoding superinfection immunity protein: protein MSGNVVVQAIAAVLALALYFLPSILADRRKRHDVLTLALFNACIGWTGFGWLLALYWSLQPNPPKNVAGEVVATRKIVRMRAFSSALLMRVQRRATLRDREEK, encoded by the coding sequence ATGAGTGGCAACGTCGTGGTTCAGGCCATCGCCGCAGTGCTCGCGCTGGCGCTGTATTTTCTGCCGAGCATTCTCGCGGACCGGCGCAAGCGTCATGACGTGCTGACGCTGGCGCTCTTCAATGCATGCATCGGTTGGACGGGTTTTGGCTGGCTGCTCGCACTCTACTGGTCGCTGCAGCCTAACCCGCCGAAGAACGTGGCCGGCGAAGTGGTAGCGACGCGGAAGATCGTGCGGATGCGGGCGTTTTCGTCGGCGCTGCTGATGCGCGTGCAAAGACGCGCCACGCTGCGTGACCGGGAAGAGAAATAA
- a CDS encoding M20 family metallopeptidase, with protein sequence MISDDTTQQTQRINQDTLREFVDRKWNDEIVPALTDYIAVPAKSPAFDPEWVKHGYLEHVVTDAAQWAEQQPVRGLKLEVIRLPGRTPVIFFETAATRSGSDETIVLYGHLDKQPEFDGWRNDLGPWTPKLEGDKLYGRGGADDGYAIYASLTALAALDAQGIERPRCVGLIETCEESGSYDLLPYVDALRERLGKVGLVVCLDSGAGNYDQLWLTTSLRGLVAGDLEVQVLDEGIHSGGYGGIAPSSFRIMRQLFDRLEDSANGTLLPKGFHVPIPADRLREAEATARILGDDVWKKLPWACGQDGRQVLPTTTDPQEALLNSTWRPSLSVTGAAGLPALADAGNVLRPRTAFKLSLRLPPLIEADKAVAELKALLEFDPPYNAKVTFKPDAGAASGWSAPDLAPWLATALNDASRAHYGADVAYMGQGGTIPLMNVLKSGFPKSQFMVCGVLGPKSNAHGPNEFLHVPYGKKLTAAVAQVIAAAP encoded by the coding sequence ATGATCTCCGACGATACGACCCAGCAGACCCAGCGCATCAATCAGGACACGCTACGCGAATTCGTAGACCGCAAATGGAACGATGAGATCGTCCCTGCGCTCACGGACTACATCGCCGTGCCCGCCAAGAGTCCGGCGTTCGATCCCGAGTGGGTCAAGCACGGCTATCTCGAGCACGTGGTCACCGACGCGGCGCAATGGGCGGAACAGCAACCCGTGCGTGGTCTGAAGCTCGAAGTGATTCGCTTGCCGGGCCGCACGCCGGTGATTTTCTTCGAAACGGCCGCAACCCGGTCGGGCAGCGACGAAACCATCGTGCTGTACGGTCACCTCGACAAGCAGCCTGAATTCGACGGCTGGCGCAACGACCTCGGCCCCTGGACGCCGAAACTCGAAGGCGACAAGCTGTACGGCCGCGGCGGCGCCGACGACGGCTACGCGATCTATGCGAGCCTCACGGCACTGGCCGCGCTGGACGCGCAGGGCATCGAGCGTCCGCGCTGCGTCGGCCTGATCGAAACCTGCGAGGAATCGGGCAGCTACGATCTGCTGCCCTACGTCGACGCACTGCGTGAACGGCTCGGCAAAGTCGGGCTCGTGGTGTGCCTCGACTCGGGCGCGGGCAATTACGATCAACTGTGGCTCACTACGTCATTGCGCGGGCTGGTTGCCGGCGACCTCGAAGTCCAGGTGCTCGACGAAGGCATTCATTCGGGCGGCTACGGCGGCATCGCGCCGTCGAGCTTCCGCATCATGCGGCAACTCTTCGACCGTCTCGAAGACTCGGCCAACGGCACACTATTGCCGAAGGGTTTCCACGTTCCGATTCCGGCTGACCGTCTGCGCGAAGCGGAAGCAACCGCCCGGATTCTCGGCGACGACGTCTGGAAGAAACTGCCGTGGGCTTGCGGCCAGGACGGCCGTCAGGTGCTGCCCACCACCACCGATCCGCAAGAGGCCTTGCTTAACTCGACCTGGCGTCCGTCGCTGTCGGTAACCGGCGCGGCCGGCTTGCCCGCGCTTGCCGACGCCGGCAACGTGCTGCGTCCGCGCACGGCGTTCAAGCTGTCGCTGCGCCTGCCGCCGCTGATCGAAGCGGACAAGGCCGTCGCCGAACTGAAGGCGCTGCTCGAATTCGATCCGCCGTACAACGCCAAGGTCACCTTCAAACCGGACGCCGGCGCGGCGAGCGGCTGGAGCGCCCCCGATCTCGCGCCATGGCTCGCCACCGCGCTGAACGACGCGTCGCGCGCGCACTACGGCGCGGACGTTGCGTACATGGGGCAGGGCGGCACGATCCCCTTGATGAACGTGCTGAAGTCCGGCTTCCCGAAGTCGCAGTTCATGGTGTGCGGCGTGCTCGGACCGAAGTCGAACGCACACGGACCGAACGAGTTCCTGCACGTGCCGTACGGCAAGAAGCTGACGGCAGCCGTTGCGCAGGTGATCGCCGCCGCGCCTTGA
- a CDS encoding MFS transporter, with protein MNRDAIKPAPAAFAGAAGGPAAVCPGVGAVVAGAGKTASASGGKAASGFERQGLALAVLFVGAFLAPLDYFIVNLALPSIHTGLNATNAQLQLVVSAYASVYAVLLITGGRLGDLFGRRRMFMTGMAAFVVASALCGFATSGHMLVISRIVQGIAAAVMAPQVLATIRAVVPLHRQTKVMSLYGFVFGLSSIVGQLGGGALITYHPFGLDWRIIFLINIPIGIVAFIGTWKFVPENQPATRTGIDLKGVALLSIVLLLVIYPMTHGREAGWPAWTFAMFALAVPAFALFVATERRVERGGGHPLVDLQLFRNPAFALGLVLAFLFYCNSAFFLTYGIFLQTGLHWTPLASGMAIMPFAIGFVVGPLTSPAVVKRIGGHVLALGFSMMTVGFTVTGWSATHAATPDLLFYCGLVCAGVGHGLLLPSIMRIVLLEVAPEKAGLASGVVSSTLQIGSAFGTAAISGAFFGVIGGRETPAAYAHAFQYSLAINACLMFVCIGLSVLLVRHQQLALRRAAQAV; from the coding sequence ATGAATAGAGACGCCATCAAGCCCGCTCCGGCGGCATTTGCTGGAGCGGCAGGCGGACCTGCCGCCGTTTGTCCAGGCGTGGGTGCCGTGGTCGCCGGCGCCGGGAAGACTGCGTCAGCCAGTGGCGGGAAGGCTGCGTCCGGCTTCGAGCGCCAGGGCCTCGCGCTCGCTGTGCTGTTCGTCGGCGCCTTCCTCGCACCGCTCGACTATTTCATCGTCAACCTCGCGCTGCCGTCGATTCACACCGGCCTGAACGCGACCAACGCGCAATTGCAACTCGTGGTGTCCGCCTACGCATCGGTTTATGCGGTGTTGCTGATCACGGGCGGGCGTCTCGGCGATCTGTTCGGCCGGCGTCGCATGTTCATGACCGGGATGGCGGCGTTCGTGGTCGCCTCCGCGCTGTGCGGCTTCGCCACCAGCGGCCACATGCTGGTGATCTCGCGGATCGTGCAGGGCATCGCCGCCGCGGTCATGGCGCCGCAAGTGCTCGCGACCATCCGCGCGGTCGTGCCGCTGCATCGGCAGACCAAGGTCATGAGCCTCTACGGTTTCGTCTTCGGGCTTTCGTCGATCGTCGGCCAGTTGGGCGGCGGCGCGCTGATCACCTATCACCCGTTCGGGCTCGACTGGCGCATCATTTTTCTGATCAACATTCCGATCGGCATCGTGGCCTTCATCGGCACCTGGAAGTTCGTGCCGGAAAATCAGCCGGCCACGCGCACCGGCATCGACCTGAAGGGCGTCGCGCTGCTCTCGATCGTGCTGCTGCTGGTGATCTATCCAATGACGCACGGCCGTGAAGCCGGCTGGCCTGCGTGGACCTTCGCGATGTTCGCGCTTGCCGTGCCGGCGTTCGCGCTATTCGTGGCAACCGAGCGGCGCGTCGAGCGCGGCGGCGGCCATCCCCTGGTGGATCTGCAATTGTTCCGCAATCCGGCCTTCGCACTGGGTCTCGTACTCGCGTTCCTGTTCTACTGCAACAGCGCGTTTTTCCTGACCTACGGGATCTTTCTGCAAACCGGTCTGCACTGGACGCCGCTTGCCTCGGGCATGGCCATCATGCCGTTCGCGATCGGTTTCGTGGTCGGGCCGCTGACGTCGCCCGCAGTGGTCAAGCGTATCGGCGGCCATGTGCTGGCGCTGGGCTTCTCGATGATGACGGTCGGCTTCACGGTCACCGGCTGGTCCGCGACCCATGCCGCTACGCCTGACCTGCTGTTCTATTGCGGACTGGTATGCGCGGGCGTCGGTCACGGTTTGCTGTTGCCGTCGATCATGCGCATCGTGCTGCTGGAGGTCGCGCCGGAGAAGGCGGGGCTTGCCTCGGGCGTGGTGTCGTCGACTTTGCAGATCGGTTCGGCATTCGGCACGGCGGCTATCAGCGGCGCGTTTTTCGGCGTGATCGGCGGCCGCGAGACGCCGGCTGCCTACGCGCATGCGTTCCAGTACAGCCTCGCGATTAACGCCTGTCTGATGTTCGTGTGTATCGGCTTGAGCGTGCTGCTGGTGCGGCATCAGCAACTCGCACTGCGCCGGGCGGCACAGGCGGTTTGA
- a CDS encoding TetR/AcrR family transcriptional regulator produces the protein MKQSGNSKQFAKKDGEVCSRGRPREFDTDTVLASASQVFWNHGYHATSIDDLCKATGLLRGSLYGVFGDKHGIMLAALDHYAEGSVARLAERLNAPVPADEALRNALLHYARVACALTGERSCFITNTTLEMQPGDEELRTRVAAIQRRMATLLAASVIRGQASGAFNSTLDEKAVGDFLLCVMQGLRVLGRVAHKEDALIGIVDVAMRALV, from the coding sequence ATGAAGCAATCTGGCAATTCGAAGCAATTCGCGAAAAAAGACGGTGAGGTCTGCTCTCGGGGGCGTCCGCGCGAGTTCGACACGGACACCGTTTTGGCGAGCGCGAGCCAGGTTTTCTGGAATCACGGCTACCACGCCACCTCGATCGACGATCTCTGCAAGGCCACCGGCCTGTTGCGCGGCAGCCTCTACGGCGTGTTCGGCGACAAGCACGGCATCATGCTCGCCGCGCTCGATCACTACGCGGAAGGGTCGGTCGCCCGGCTGGCCGAACGGCTGAACGCGCCGGTGCCGGCGGACGAGGCGCTGCGCAACGCTTTGCTGCATTACGCCCGGGTCGCCTGCGCGTTGACCGGCGAGCGCAGCTGCTTCATCACCAACACCACGCTGGAGATGCAACCCGGCGACGAGGAACTGCGCACTCGCGTCGCGGCTATTCAACGCCGCATGGCGACATTGCTGGCGGCGTCGGTGATTCGCGGGCAGGCGAGCGGCGCCTTCAATTCCACGCTCGACGAAAAAGCCGTGGGCGATTTCCTCCTGTGCGTGATGCAAGGGCTGCGCGTATTGGGGCGAGTCGCCCACAAGGAAGATGCGCTGATTGGAATCGTCGACGTCGCCATGCGCGCGCTCGTCTAA
- a CDS encoding YodC family protein, which produces MLTATIEVFETPPAARFNVGDVVTLKEGGSRMTVTYAGPVALNPGDWLICEWFDEYGELRREMFAHESVRAEPRSIPAGSVMWGRMGRAA; this is translated from the coding sequence ATGCTGACCGCTACCATTGAGGTATTCGAAACACCGCCAGCCGCACGCTTCAACGTCGGCGATGTTGTCACGCTGAAGGAAGGCGGTTCGCGCATGACCGTGACGTATGCAGGTCCGGTGGCGCTCAATCCTGGCGACTGGCTGATCTGCGAGTGGTTCGACGAATATGGCGAACTGCGCCGCGAAATGTTCGCGCACGAGAGCGTGCGGGCCGAGCCGCGCTCGATTCCCGCCGGCTCGGTGATGTGGGGCAGAATGGGCCGGGCGGCTTGA
- the pdeR gene encoding cyclic di-GMP phosphodiesterase produces the protein MNDDQHDQVLFAQFGTSSPCWRLSNDSNALELTPVTGDVPANVAIPLNPQQASQIRCLTGITSHLILDVRLFGEPLRLHLVGKKLASNTWAGTASAYDDTESVARDLVHGLSFAEQVVSEVNSVVVIVDRHGRIQRFNRLAEELTGVKEEDIVGRNVWALFMSTESGAASSQNITGFFNRGVAYEVERRVKTLRGERLFLFRNKFVHSGSGVEEQFLICSGTDITEERLAQERLTELANTDSLTGLANRNAIQDKISAAIEAAAPGESVGVLFLDLDNFKKVNDHYGHVFGDRLIRDVSATISTCLNEGDTLARLGGDEFIVLAAQGTAHDLEATAQRILERLRRPFSLGLVEVYTGCSIGIARYPEHGNGLESLIRSADTAMYVAKDEGKRTYRVFSPEMNRKVAEYMWLDTNLRRGLEEGQLTLHYQPKLVLATGVVQGAEALVRWNSPERGQIMPTEFIRYAEESGLIGVLGRWVMETAARQAAKWKADGYDLRIAINVSARQLVDTAVVRHFNDALQRASLDPCLIDLELTESCLIEDEAAAIDLIKQFRQLGAQVHLDDFGTGYSSLSQLGRIPLDVIKLDRSFVRSINADTKAQALVRSMVVVAQELNFKVVAEGIETESEEVFMRGLGVDYVQGFLYGQAMPVAEFERWLQDRQKLRLIA, from the coding sequence ATGAACGACGATCAACACGATCAGGTGCTTTTTGCCCAGTTCGGCACAAGCAGCCCTTGCTGGCGCCTGTCGAACGACAGCAACGCGCTGGAGCTCACGCCGGTCACCGGAGACGTGCCGGCCAACGTCGCCATTCCACTGAATCCCCAACAGGCCTCGCAAATCCGCTGCCTCACCGGCATTACCTCGCACCTCATCCTCGACGTACGGCTGTTCGGCGAGCCGCTGCGCCTGCACCTCGTCGGCAAAAAACTCGCCAGCAATACGTGGGCCGGCACAGCCTCGGCCTACGACGACACCGAATCCGTCGCGCGCGATCTGGTCCACGGGCTGTCTTTCGCCGAACAGGTCGTTTCCGAAGTCAACTCGGTCGTGGTCATCGTCGACAGGCACGGCCGTATACAGCGTTTCAACCGTCTCGCGGAGGAACTCACCGGCGTCAAGGAAGAGGACATCGTCGGCCGCAATGTTTGGGCGCTGTTCATGAGCACCGAATCCGGCGCGGCGTCGAGCCAGAACATCACGGGTTTCTTCAATCGCGGCGTCGCGTACGAAGTCGAGCGGCGCGTGAAGACCCTCCGCGGCGAACGGCTGTTCCTGTTTCGCAACAAGTTCGTTCACAGCGGCAGCGGCGTCGAAGAGCAGTTTCTGATCTGCTCGGGCACCGACATCACCGAAGAACGGCTCGCGCAGGAACGGCTCACCGAACTGGCCAACACCGATTCGCTCACCGGCCTCGCCAATCGCAATGCGATCCAGGACAAGATCAGTGCCGCGATCGAAGCAGCCGCCCCTGGCGAATCGGTCGGCGTACTGTTCCTCGATCTCGACAACTTCAAGAAGGTCAACGACCACTACGGCCATGTCTTCGGCGACCGGCTGATCCGCGATGTCTCGGCCACCATCAGCACCTGCCTGAACGAAGGCGACACGCTCGCGCGCCTCGGCGGCGACGAATTCATCGTGCTCGCCGCCCAAGGCACCGCACACGATCTCGAAGCCACCGCACAGCGCATTCTCGAACGCCTGCGCAGGCCGTTCAGCCTGGGACTCGTCGAGGTCTACACGGGCTGCTCGATCGGCATCGCGCGGTATCCGGAACACGGCAACGGCCTCGAATCGCTGATCCGTTCGGCGGATACCGCAATGTACGTTGCCAAAGACGAAGGCAAGCGCACCTATCGTGTGTTCTCGCCCGAGATGAACCGCAAGGTCGCCGAGTACATGTGGCTCGACACCAACCTGCGGCGCGGTCTCGAAGAGGGCCAGCTAACGCTGCACTATCAACCCAAACTCGTGCTCGCCACCGGCGTGGTGCAAGGTGCCGAGGCGCTGGTCCGCTGGAACTCGCCGGAGCGCGGACAGATCATGCCGACCGAGTTCATCCGTTATGCGGAAGAATCCGGGCTGATTGGCGTGCTCGGCCGCTGGGTCATGGAAACGGCCGCGAGGCAGGCGGCCAAATGGAAGGCGGACGGCTACGACCTGCGCATCGCGATCAACGTGTCCGCACGGCAACTTGTGGATACCGCCGTGGTCCGCCATTTCAACGACGCGCTGCAGCGCGCGAGTCTCGATCCGTGTCTGATCGACCTGGAGCTCACCGAGAGCTGCCTGATCGAGGACGAAGCGGCCGCGATCGATCTGATCAAGCAGTTCCGCCAGCTCGGCGCGCAGGTTCACCTGGACGACTTCGGCACCGGCTATTCGTCGCTCTCGCAGTTGGGCCGCATTCCGCTCGACGTCATCAAGCTCGACCGCAGTTTCGTCCGCTCGATCAATGCCGACACCAAAGCGCAGGCACTCGTGCGCTCCATGGTGGTGGTCGCGCAGGAGCTGAATTTCAAGGTGGTCGCCGAAGGCATCGAAACCGAATCGGAAGAGGTGTTCATGAGGGGGCTGGGCGTCGACTACGTGCAGGGCTTCCTGTACGGCCAGGCCATGCCGGTCGCGGAATTCGAACGCTGGTTGCAGGATAGGCAGAAGCTCAGACTGATCGCCTGA
- a CDS encoding crotonase/enoyl-CoA hydratase family protein: protein MNLQNHHACRPFLEAGNLSQVSAYYEEGRNIMWMMLRAQPRPCFNLDLVHDILGLAQAARESGLPIDFWVTGSLIPSMFNVGGDLDFFAEAIRSGKRHALMAYARACVDCVHAAARGFDTGAISIAMVEGTALGGGFEAALAHHFLLAQNDARMGFPEIAFNLFPGMGGYSLVSRKAGMRLAEELIGLGESHTAEWYFGKGLVDQLFEPGDAYMATRTFIDTLRPKVNGIRAMLRARQRVLQLSRAELMEITEDWVDAAFTIEEKDLVFMERLVMLQNRRTSNLRQTAASAANFA from the coding sequence ATGAATCTGCAAAATCACCACGCCTGCCGCCCGTTTCTCGAAGCCGGCAATTTGTCGCAAGTCTCCGCTTACTACGAAGAAGGCCGCAACATCATGTGGATGATGTTGCGGGCGCAGCCGCGTCCCTGTTTCAATCTCGATCTGGTGCATGACATTCTGGGTCTCGCGCAGGCAGCACGAGAGTCCGGCTTGCCGATCGACTTCTGGGTGACCGGCTCGTTGATTCCTTCCATGTTCAATGTCGGGGGCGACCTCGATTTCTTCGCCGAGGCGATCCGCTCCGGCAAGCGCCACGCGCTGATGGCGTACGCGCGCGCCTGCGTCGATTGCGTGCACGCGGCGGCGCGCGGTTTCGATACGGGGGCGATTTCGATCGCGATGGTGGAGGGCACGGCGCTTGGAGGCGGGTTCGAGGCGGCGCTCGCGCATCATTTCCTGCTGGCGCAGAACGACGCACGCATGGGCTTCCCGGAAATCGCGTTCAATCTGTTCCCGGGCATGGGCGGCTATTCGCTGGTTTCGCGCAAAGCGGGGATGCGTCTCGCCGAGGAGCTGATCGGCTTAGGCGAATCGCACACGGCCGAGTGGTACTTCGGCAAGGGACTGGTCGATCAGCTGTTCGAACCTGGCGACGCCTATATGGCGACGCGCACCTTCATCGACACGCTTCGGCCAAAGGTAAACGGGATCCGCGCGATGCTGCGGGCGCGCCAGCGAGTGCTGCAACTCTCGCGCGCCGAGCTGATGGAAATTACCGAAGACTGGGTGGACGCCGCGTTCACGATCGAGGAGAAGGACCTCGTCTTTATGGAGCGGCTGGTGATGCTGCAGAACCGCCGTACTTCGAACCTGCGCCAGACGGCCGCGAGCGCGGCCAATTTCGCCTGA